From Xiphophorus hellerii strain 12219 chromosome 6, Xiphophorus_hellerii-4.1, whole genome shotgun sequence, the proteins below share one genomic window:
- the tox4a gene encoding epidermal Langerhans cell protein LCP1-like yields the protein MDLKFYSELADDCPANVDTEFMDTQPYGGYSEENKFSEGSDSYLTISGAGHHFLSAEMQQTFHTPSLGDEVFEIPPISLDPDQALSISEAVSHFDLTDGSDDTSGSSSSRSLVSNLVVEANDPSFASTFGSQGLERLNLGTMGQAGGGALLSSSALEMGNSSGSHFSRSPPMTIDVQLSELGHGLLEGSQLTGMNPSELTLELGGSNPGHHPDAPEEQLLISSSPVGSLQDEDMDDFKRSVLVDSPVSISSSPVLSHMSPYPASPSSASPAAAARRVGGKPAALASAAEAAAGGKKGRKKKDPNEPQKPVSAYALFFRDTQSAIKGQNPNASFGEVSKIVASMWDSLADDQKQVYKKKTEAAKKEYLKALATYKASQLSQPASVEMETSPPVVDLTLVAPPPAGQQALLLPSASSRISMEANIILDVPPQAGANPAGAPSAVLPPTQTVTKIIIPKHLLQAGGQVVTLLSGGVGAVQPTLLVSSAARQPPPLQQMQNAPPPPRLQQMAPAPPPLQAKPREGATMTLGQPVTMAATPPPPLQIKIVPASVQDRLATSVVAPTATAAAAAAAAAAAAAATTVQPAQDGSSAAATSDDDITEILDSDEDVMEVSASSGATSVKSMCVRAGCTNPAIDSEDWDQEYCSNECVATHCRDVFKAWCSIQNQNQNLGTVK from the exons ATGGATCTCAAGTTTTACTCTGAGCTGGCGGATGACTGTCCTGCAAATGTTGACACGGAGTTTATGGACACCCAGCCATACGGCGGATACTCTGAGGAGAACAAG ttttctgaaggCAGCGACAGCTATCTAACCATTAGTGGAGCTGGGCATCATTTCCTATCAGCAGAG aTGCAGCAGACATTTCACACTCCTAGTCTCGGGGATGAGGTGTTCGAGATCCCACCGATATCCCTGGATCCAGACCAGGCTCTCAGCATCAGCGAGGCAGTGTCCCACTTTGACCTGACCGACGGCTCAGACGACACCAGCGGCTCTTCCAGCTCCAGGAGCCTGGTGAGCAACCTGGTGGTGGAAGCCAATGATCCGTCGTTCGCCTCCACCTTTGGGTCTCAAGGTCTGGAGAGGCTGAACCTCGGGACAATGGGTCAAGCTGGAGGGGGAGCCCTTCTCAGCTCCTCTGCCCTG GAGATGGGGAACTCCAGCGGCTCACATTTCAGCCGCTCTCCTCCCATGACCATCGACGTTCAGCTGAGCGAATTAGGTCACGGTCTCCTGGAAGGCAGCCAGCTGACCGGCATGAACCCGTCAGAACTGACGCTGGAGCTCGGGGGAAGTAACCCGGGCCATCATCCGGATGCGCCAGAGGAGCAGCTGCTAATATCCTCGTCTCCAGTCGGTTCCCTGCAGGATGAGGACATGGATGACTTCAAG AGAAGCGTGCTGGTGGACTCCCCCGTGTCCATCTCCTCCTCCCCGGTCCTGTCCCACATGTCCCCCTATCCCGCGTCCCCGTCCTCTGCCTCCCCGGCGGCAGCGGCCAGGCGGGTCGGAGGGAAACCCGCCGCTCTGGCCTCGGCAGCCGAAGCGGCGGCgggaggaaagaaaggaaggaagaagaagGATCCCAACGAGCCGCAGAAGCCCGTCTCGGCGTACGCTCTGTTTTTCAGAGACACCCAGTCGGCCATTAAGGGCCAGAACCCCAACGCCTCCTTTGGGGAGGTGTCAAAGATCGTGGCGTCCATGTGGGACAGCCTGGCGGACGATCAGAAACAG gtttacaaaaagaaaacggAAGCAGCCAAGAAGGAGTACCTGAAGGCGCTGGCAACGTACAAAGCCAGCCAGCTGTCTCAG CCGGCCTCTGTGGAGATGGAGACCTCCCCCCCTGTGGTGGATCTGACCCTGGTAGCCCCTCCTCCTGCGGGCCAGCAGGCCCTTCTCCTGCCCTCAGCCAGCAGCAGGATCAGCATGGAGGCCAACATCATCCTGGACGTTCCTCCGCAGGCGGGCGCAAACCCAGCCGGCGCTCCGAGCGCCGTCCTGCCTCCGACCCAGACCGTCACCAAGATCATCATCCCCAAGCATTTGCTGCAGGCCGGGGGCCAGGTGGTGACGCTGTTATCTGGAGGGGTCGGCGCCGTGCAGCCCACCCTCCTGGTGTCCagcgccgcccgccagccgccgcctCTGCAGCAGATGCAGAATGCGCCGCCCCCGCCGCGGCTCCAGCAGATGGCGCCGGCCCCTCCGCCGCTGCAGGCCAAACCCAGAGAGGGAGCGACGATGACGCTGGGCCAGCCGGTCACCATGGCGGCGACGCCTCCACCTCCGCTCCAGATCAAAATAGTCCCTGCGTCGGTTCAGGACAGGTTGGCCACCAGCGTAGTCGCACCCAccgctactgctgctgctgctgctgctgctgctgctgctgctgctgcggctaCCACTGTGCAGCCGGCGCAAGACGGGAGTTCTGCTGCAGCTACAAGCGACGACGACATCACCGAGATTCTGGATTCAGACGAG GACGTGATGGAGGTGAGCGCGTCCTCCGGCGCCACCTCGGTGAAGAGCATGTGTGTGAGAGCGGGCTGCACAAACCCGGCCATCGACAGCGAGGACTGGGACCAGGAGTACTGCAGCAACGAGTGCGTGGCCACTCACTGCAG GGATGTCTTCAAGGCGTGGTGCtccatccagaaccagaaccagaacctggggACGGTGAAGTGA
- the LOC116722042 gene encoding E3 ubiquitin-protein ligase RNF135-like: MEDADQTRWGELLRCPVCQDTFKDPRQLPCGHSMCLDCLTNLLDHSTDSPFRCPDCRADFGQVVELQKSYALASIAEDFRLIKKRRETLAECVYCDCCPETKTAAFKSCLKCEVSLCREHAKDHLELRAFTGHPLVDPLSDLLERKCPEHRDQVLRYYCSSSRRYVCNMCALESKRLGSASDASAVLRRQLTDYMDQHFMTLQQQMKESIDAVSSQYEKRKGNPLDRLNGVTVVLLSLWFIVLYYAYSYSVENQTLSDALERQQSRVHHIYSSIAGHMADHPLKRLSEDKDEGTVMLDLDTASRLLGLSADLRTVERVRAALHYPNSDGRFDQAPQVLSAPCFSSGAHVWEVEAEGCWDIAVSYRSVPRRSRDGSSAFGHNSESWSLSHSGQGELFAFHDRHRTALSGPLRSSRIAVEVNFEEGRIGFSAVGSTETLLYEFKAELTQPVCLGLGLHHVDPPSRASIVKVS; this comes from the exons ATGGAAGATGCAGACCAAACCCGGTGGGGGGAACTGCTAAGGTGTCCGGTGTGTCAGGACACCTTCAAGGATCCCCGCCAGCTGCCCTGTGGACACAGCATGTGTCTGGACTGTCTGACCAACCTGCTGGACCACTCCACGGACTCACCTTTCCGCTGCCCGGACTGCAGGGCGGACTTTGGACAGGTCGTCGAGTTGCAGAAGAGCTATGCCTTGGCCAGCATCGCAGAGGACTTCAGGTTGATCAAGAAGAGGAGG GAGACGCTGGCTGAATGCGTCTACTGCGACTGCTGTCCCGAGACGAAAACCGCTGCCTTCAAGTCCTGCCTGAAGTGCGAGGTGTCGCTGTGCAGAGAGCACGCCAAGGACCACCTGGAGCTGCGGGCGTTCACCGGACACCCACTGGTCGATCCGCTCAGCGACCTGCTGGAGAGGAAGTGCCCGGAGCACCGGGACCAGGTGCTGCGGTACTACTGCAGCTCGTCCAGGCGCTACGTCTGTAACATGTGCGCCCTGGAGAGCAAGCGGCTCGGCTCGGCCTCGGACGCCTCCGCCGTCCTGCGGCGACAGCTAACT GACTACATGGACCAGCACTTTATGACTCTCCAGCAGCAAATGAAAGAGTCTATAGATGCTGTAAGCAGCCAATATGAG AAACGGAAAGGAAACCCTCTTGATCGTCTCAACGGCGTCACGGTGGTCCTGCTCTCTCTGTGGTTCATAGTTCTCTACTACG CCTACAGCTACTCTGTGGAGAACCAGACGCTGTCGGACgcgctggagaggcagcagagcCGTGTGCATCACATTTATTCCAGCATCGCAG GACACATGGCTGATCATCCTCTGAAGAGGCTTTCAGAAGACAAAGACGAAG GGACTGTCATGTTGGACCTGGACACCGCCAGTCGTCTCCTTGGACTTTCTGCTGACCTCCGGACAGTGGAGAGAGTCAGAGCGGCGCTGCATTATCCCAACAGCGACGGCCGCTTCGACCAAGCCCCGCAGGTGCTCTCCGCCCCGTGCTTCTCCTCCGGCGCCCACGTCTGGGAGGTGGAGGCCGAGGGCTGCTGGGACATCGCCGTCTCCTACCGGAGCGTCCCGCGAAGGAGCAGAGACGGCAGCAGCGCATTCGGACACAACTCGGAATCGTGGAGCCTGTCCCACAGCGGGCAGGGCGAGCTGTTCGCCTTCCACGACAGACACAGAACGGCTCTGTCCGGACCGTTGCGCAGCAGCAGAATAGCGGTGGAGGTGAACTTTGAGGAAGGCAGAATCGGCTTTAGCGCCGTGGGCTCCACCGAGACGCTGCTGTACGAGTTCAAGGCGGAGCTGACGCAGCCTGTGTGTTTGGGTTTGGGCCTCCATCACGTCGACCCGCCCAGCAGAGCCTCCATTGTGAAGGTTTCATGA
- the LOC116722296 gene encoding zinc finger protein 674, producing MSADVVNIQAQVETVLRALVKAASVELIKLFESRFRAEPVAAGRAEEEQRNVSVESLCAVWNGGSKRSVGVQVEEDIKTTVELDSSLLLGASCLWETNNVEVEGGLVPSEVLLAEDTDPHWAPQEDQVKADSVDALELSGLELDSLIDDDAQLKDILPVSADEGSGTSQCGSTQISPAKQKPLLIQPDTRHTASGETVKFVCPLILTPDSSAPKAESSEEPVQAEPQQACVSTAKGTAYSPSPSDGAVTPAQVGVWERIHSPKDSKNHLQMKLKLTSPDQKLLLPCEVQLVNMLTIPEIKTEGDDAAKTLNANNKSGRTIPKDLRRHQGPHTGHRLCCFTRCDNDVWRLQNIVTHSRDGYVCGNCGKAFKRRKILRRHERFHTGEKPYGCSKCSKTFALRKSLRRHLRFHTGERPHSCPQCGKSFRLRDNLKAHLRFHSGEKPFSCITCGKMFRIMRNMEKHKLSQCDFFMPSFRKIAGLSL from the exons ATGTCTGCGGACGTCGTGAACATCCAGGCGCAGGTGGAGACGGTGCTGAGGGCTCTGGTCAAGGCGGCGTCGGTGGAGTTGATCAAACTGTTTGAGAGCAGATTCCGAGCGGAGCCTGTGGCCGCGGGCCGCGCAGAGGAAGAGCAGCGAAACGTAAGCGTGGAGTCGCTCTGCGCCGTGTGGAACGGGGGCAGCAAGCGAAGCGTCGGCGTGCAAGTGGAGGAGGATATCAAGACAACGGTGGAGCTCG ACTCTTCCCTTCTGCTTGGTGCGAGTTGCTTGTGGGAGACCAATAATGTGGAAGTGGAGGGCGGTCTGGTTCCGTCCGAAGTCCTTCTGGCTGAAGACACTGACCCTCATTGGGCACCTCAGGAGGATCAG GTTAAAGCAGATTCTGTGGATGCGTTGGAGCTGAGCGGCCTCGAGCTTGACTCTCTCATTGATGATGATGCTCAACTTAAGGATATTTTACCTG TCTCTGCAGATGAAGGTTCTGGAACATCGCAGTGTGGATCTACCCAGATATCACCCGCTAAGCAGAAGCCTCTTCTGATTCAACCAGATACGAGACACACGGCTTCTGGGGAGACGGTGAAGTTTGTTTGCCCCTTAATCCTTACGCCAGACTCTTCGGCTCCTAAAGCTGAGAGTTCAGAGGAGCCCGTTCAAGCTGAGCCCCAGCAAGCCTGTGTCAGCACGGCCAAGGGGACCGCCTACAGCCCGTCGCCGTCCGACGGGGCCGTGACCCCAGCGCAGGTCGGCGTGTGGGAGCGGATCCACTCGCCGAAAGACTCCAAGAACCATCTGCAGATGAAGTTGAAGCTCACCTCTCCAGATCAAAAGTTGCTTCTTCCCTGCGAGGTACAGCTGGTCAACATGCTCACAATACCAGAGATAAAGACCGAGGGTGACGACGCCGCGAAAACTCTCAACGCGAACAACAAATCCGGCAGGACTATCCCCAAAGACCTGCGTCGGCACCAAGGTCCCCACACTGGCCATCGCCTCTGCTGCTTCACGAGGTGCGACAACGACGTCTGGCGCCTCCAGAACATCGTCACACACTCCCGCGACGGATACGTCTGCGGCAATTGCGGGAAGGCCTTCAAGCGCCGGAAGATCCTCCGGCGGCACGAGCGTTTCCACACCGGGGAGAAGCCGTACGGATGCTCCAAGTGCTCCAAGACGTTCGCGCTGAGGAAGAGCCTCCGCCGCCACCTGAGGTTCCACACGGGCGAGAGGCCACACTCCTGCCCGCAGTGCGGCAAAAGCTTCCGGCTGCGGGACAATCTGAAGGCGCACCTGCGGTTTCACAGCGGAGAGAAGCCTTTCAGCTGCATCACCTGCGGGAAGATGTTCCGGATCATGAGGAATATGGAGAAACACAAACTGAGCCAGTGCGATTTCTTCATGCCCTCATTCAGAAAGATCGCCGGCTTGTCGCTGTGA
- the casq1a gene encoding calsequestrin-1a, whose amino-acid sequence MKWTWVLVAVLLSFGGQSLATESLDFPEYDGKDRVHNLDAKNYKSVMRKYDVMVVYYHDHPGSSRVAQRQFETEELALERAAQVLDEFEDEDIGVGLIDAKLDKVVAKKLGLEESDSIFIFTDDEVIEYDGELEADTLVEFIYDVLEDPVEIIDNSRELKGFESIEEDIKLVGYFKSHKSEHFEAFADAAEEFHPHIKFFATFNPKVAKALELKLDEVDFYESFIENPVVIPGKPYSEKELVKFIENNDRPTLRKLKPSNLYEIWDDDVGGEHIVAFAEESDIDGFEFLHKLKQVAEDNTDNPNLSILWIDPDDFPLLLPHWEKTFGIDLSHPQIGVIEADDADSVWMDIDNGEDLPSVDELEEWLEDVLSGDIDPEEDDDDDDDDDDDDDDDDDDDDDDDDDDDDDDDDDDDDDDDDDDDDDDDDDDDDDDDDDDDDDDDDDDDDDDDDDDDDDDDDDDDDDDDDDDDDDDDDDDDDDDDDDDDDDDDDDDDDDDDDDDDDD is encoded by the exons ATGAAGTGGACATGGGTGCTTGTGGCAGTCTTGCTGTCATTTGGCGGGCAATCACTGGCCACGGAGAGCTTGGACTTCCCCGAATATGACGGCAAGGACCGAGTACACAACCTGGACGCCAAGAACTATAAGTCCGTGATGAGGAAGTACGATGTTATGGTGGTGTACTACCATGACCACCCCGGATCCAGCCGCGTCGCCCAGAGACAGTTTGAGACTGAGGAGTTGGCCCTCGAG cgtgCAGCCCAAGTCCTGGATGAGTTTGAAGACGAGGATATTGGAGTTGGACTCATCGATGCAAAGCTCGACAAGGTCGTTGCAAAGAAATTAG GCCTTGAAGAGTCCGACAGCATCTTCATCTTCACCGACGATGAAGTCATAGAGTACGATGGGGAACTTGAGGCAGACACTCTTGTGGAGTTCATCTATGAT GTTCTTGAGGATCCTGTGGAAATTATTGACAACAGCAGAGAACTGAAAGGCTTTGAAAGCATCGAAGAGGACATCAAACTGGTGGGCTACTTTAAGAGTCACAAGTCAGAAC ATTTCGAAGCGTTCGCAGATGCCGCTGAAGAGTTCCATCCTCACATCAAGTTCTTTGCGACATTTAATCCTAAG GTTGCTAAGGCCCTGGAGTTGAAGCTCGATGAAGTAGACTTCTATGAATCCTTCATTGAGAATCCTGTGGTCATCCCAGGAAAACCTTACTCTGAGAAAGAACTGGTGAAATTCATTGAAAATAATGACAG ACCAACACTGAGGAAACTGAAACCCAGCAACCTATATGAGATCTGG GATGATGATGTCGGTGGAGAGCATATTGTCGCTTTTGCAGAAGAGTCCGATATCg ATGGCTTTGAGTTCTTGCACAAATTGAAACAAGTTGCAGAGGATAACACCGACAACCCTAACCTCAGCATTCTCTGGATTGACCCTGACGACTTCCCTCTG CTTTTGCCACACTGGGAAAAGACCTTCGGAATCGACCTGTCCCACCCACAGATTGGTGTCATTGAAGCTGATGAT GCTGACAGCGTGTGGATGGACATTGATAATGGGGAGGATTTACCCTCTGTGGATGAGCTGGAAGAGTGGCTTGAAGATGTATTGTCGGGAGATATTGATCCTGAGGAAGACGACGATgacgacgacgatgatgatgacgatgatgacgacgacgatgatgatgacgacgatgacgacgatgacgatgatgacgacgatgacgacgatgatgatgacgatgatgacgacgatgacgatgacgacgatgatgacgacgacgacgatgatgatgacgacgatgatgacgacgatgatgacgacgatgacgacgatgatgatgatgacgacgacgatgacgacgacgacgatgacgacgacgatgatgacgacgatgatgacgatgacgacgatgatgatgacgatgatgacgacgacgatgatgacgacgatgatgacgatgacgacgatgatgatgacgatgatgacgaCGATGATGACGACGATTAG